In one Brevibacillus composti genomic region, the following are encoded:
- a CDS encoding tyrosine-type recombinase/integrase, translated as MAKDSLLTNEWVQIKNGNLTDEQAISLFLHIRTNSAYTFRNYQRAIAQFRAFISYKPLREVTWKDIESYQYSLSKGPGGKRGQPLAPATVASLLAPLRSLYKWGCDPNLKLFPQDPTSSTRSPKVPVTSKHHFLTQRETVLFLNQLKAQGARDYLIGLTLVLLGLRVSELTHMRWKDFYTDPAESSIWLSVERGKGGKQRDVKVPQNLWQLYKEYAETFPAKNVEDRVFPLSVRQVERIIQISRENSKIGKKVTPHWLRHTNATLALLGGASLQQVQENLGHASITTTQRYLHTVEQLQKAAPDFVENCLKEALSLKQ; from the coding sequence GTGGCAAAAGACAGCTTACTCACAAACGAATGGGTTCAAATAAAAAACGGAAACCTTACCGACGAACAGGCGATTTCGCTTTTTTTACACATCCGGACGAACTCCGCCTATACCTTTCGCAACTATCAGAGAGCCATCGCTCAATTCCGTGCGTTTATCTCCTACAAACCGCTTCGCGAAGTGACCTGGAAAGATATCGAGTCCTACCAATACAGCTTGTCCAAAGGTCCTGGCGGCAAAAGGGGCCAACCGTTGGCGCCGGCGACGGTGGCCAGTCTGCTTGCTCCCCTGCGCTCCCTCTACAAATGGGGATGCGACCCGAATCTGAAGCTGTTTCCGCAGGACCCCACTTCGTCGACGCGCTCTCCCAAAGTACCAGTCACGAGCAAACATCACTTTTTGACACAGAGGGAAACCGTCCTCTTTCTGAACCAGCTAAAAGCGCAAGGAGCGCGGGATTATCTGATCGGCCTGACTCTCGTGCTGCTGGGATTGCGCGTGTCCGAACTGACGCATATGCGGTGGAAGGATTTTTATACCGATCCAGCCGAATCCTCGATCTGGCTCTCCGTCGAGCGGGGAAAGGGCGGCAAGCAACGGGACGTAAAAGTTCCACAGAACTTGTGGCAATTGTACAAAGAATACGCCGAGACTTTTCCCGCGAAAAATGTTGAGGATCGCGTGTTCCCGCTGTCTGTGCGGCAAGTGGAACGCATCATCCAAATCTCCCGGGAGAACAGCAAGATCGGGAAAAAAGTCACGCCACATTGGCTTCGCCATACGAATGCGACCCTTGCCCTGCTGGGCGGTGCCTCTCTTCAGCAAGTGCAAGAGAATTTAGGGCATGCGTCGATCACGACCACCCAGCGTTATTTGCATACGGTCGAACAATTGCAAAAGGCAGCTCCCGACTTTGTCGAGAACTGCCTGAAAGAAGCACTGAGTCTAAAGCAATAG
- a CDS encoding amidase, with protein sequence MDVYTLAKAIREKKISPVEIVGQTLEAIEKQNETLNAYITICAEQARREAAQAEAEIMRGEWKGIWHGIPVAIKDMIFTEGVRTTMGSQIYEHFVPAYSATAVTRWQQAGAIVIGKTNTHEFAYGPTGDVSFFGPSRNPHDPRKITGGSSGGSGAAVAAGLAYAALGTDTGGSVRIPAAACGIVGMKPTFGRVSKYGAFDLGYTLDHVGPMTKSVRDNASLLQLLAGYDENDPYTLTQPADDYAALLGESVRGKVIGLPLWYYQHVEEEIKQAIQQVAAVYRELGAEIREVDLPGIDELMQGQRITIQAEAAAIHERTLRDHADALQPEVRERLMDSTDVRGYQYVQVQQRRGQLLAQFNEVFREADVLLTPTLPILPTDIGQRDIMIGDHPDGVRPALLRLTSPTNFTGNPSLSVPCGFSQTGLPIGFQLIGEHGQEAKLYQFGYAYETATGAIEK encoded by the coding sequence ATGGATGTGTACACACTGGCGAAAGCCATTCGGGAGAAGAAAATATCTCCGGTCGAAATCGTCGGCCAGACGCTGGAGGCGATAGAGAAACAGAATGAGACCCTGAACGCTTATATTACGATTTGTGCGGAACAGGCCCGGCGGGAGGCGGCCCAAGCGGAGGCCGAGATTATGCGGGGGGAGTGGAAAGGGATCTGGCATGGGATTCCGGTTGCCATCAAGGACATGATTTTTACGGAGGGCGTCCGCACGACGATGGGCTCCCAGATTTACGAGCACTTCGTACCCGCTTACAGCGCCACTGCCGTGACCAGATGGCAGCAGGCCGGAGCGATCGTCATCGGCAAAACGAATACACATGAATTTGCCTACGGGCCGACCGGAGACGTCTCCTTTTTTGGGCCGTCCCGCAATCCCCACGATCCCCGGAAAATTACAGGGGGCTCAAGCGGCGGTTCCGGTGCAGCGGTAGCAGCCGGGCTGGCTTATGCCGCCTTGGGGACGGATACGGGCGGATCGGTGCGGATTCCGGCGGCCGCCTGCGGCATCGTCGGGATGAAGCCGACCTTTGGCCGTGTCAGCAAGTACGGCGCGTTTGACCTCGGCTATACGCTGGACCATGTTGGCCCGATGACCAAAAGCGTCAGGGACAATGCGTCGCTCTTGCAACTGCTGGCGGGCTACGATGAAAACGATCCCTATACGCTCACCCAGCCAGCTGATGATTACGCGGCGCTGCTCGGCGAGAGCGTGCGCGGAAAAGTGATCGGCTTGCCCCTCTGGTACTACCAGCATGTCGAAGAGGAAATCAAGCAGGCGATCCAGCAGGTGGCTGCCGTATACCGGGAGCTGGGCGCGGAGATTCGGGAAGTGGATCTGCCGGGGATCGATGAACTGATGCAGGGACAGCGGATTACGATTCAGGCGGAAGCTGCGGCAATCCACGAGCGGACCTTGCGCGATCACGCGGATGCGCTGCAGCCGGAAGTGCGCGAGCGACTGATGGACAGCACAGACGTGCGGGGCTACCAATACGTGCAGGTGCAACAGCGCCGCGGCCAGTTGCTGGCGCAGTTTAACGAGGTGTTCCGTGAGGCGGATGTCCTGTTGACGCCGACCTTGCCAATTCTGCCGACAGATATCGGGCAGCGGGACATCATGATCGGCGATCATCCGGACGGGGTTCGTCCGGCTCTGCTGCGGCTGACCTCGCCGACCAATTTTACCGGCAATCCGAGTCTCTCTGTGCCCTGCGGCTTTTCGCAGACGGGCTTGCCGATCGGCTTCCAACTGATCGGGGAGCATGGGCAGGAGGCGAAGCTGTACCAGTTTGGCTATGCCTATGAGACAGCGACCGGCGCCATCGAAAAGTGA
- a CDS encoding WG repeat-containing protein: MMWENKLQDEVQKLLPIGAKLVGAQAKGALDDSPSPFIQLSDLDGDGEKELAAIYRWVGETFLTVWKKGQDGWYAVQTLSSRKAAIRHFQTAPVTGRKKAQLIIGWRLAGEDALAGASNMTEGSDPLREDMAAQPAALAVYEWTPRGLVNRVGSLLSFEEIEVDDLPSVAGGDGVHEIILWQREPGVAGGPHANIYKWNGSELSLANDRYPAFFQQLAASLQEKTQEEPGSTQLWYQLARAQQKAGQPAQAVATLATAVKFGPSAKQEWEGFIRLIRRELESRAMAALFPASVKTAEGVKWGYIDGSGRFVIQPHYEYAEDFQQNGLAIVQMNNRSGLINKLGSFVVSPVYQSIAPFSEGRAAVIDDRGFRVIDEKGKILTPQAYSYIGTYKEGRALFNKTDAQGRSAYGYLDRDGREAIGAQYLAATDFQDGKAVVQVREGEYALIDTSGRILQTYPYASVGPLGDGLLAFARTADGPKGYLDESGRVVIEPQYSVALPFEDGRAIVNASADFTQNQYGLIDKTGAYLIPPEYNDLELLGEGRVALGKAIDPNRPYLGSTYAIADADGPILTDFLYENVGRYKEGVASVSDGRSTFFIDRRGQRVSNLPIVPGSGTLTLMGELVKADVDQRVSYYDRNGKRVWQQNTIIPLREPYRIVEHKYAPNKNYLVYYPEIKGIANRAAREAVNNRLKELSQVKPIDPNAQLDYSYSGDFAVAFFRKQLVELELTGYNFPFGAAHGMPTRIYVPIDLVSGRIYSLKDLFKPGSDYVRVLSELVGNQIRTNPEYSYVFPDSYKGISPDQPFYVKADALYLYFAPYEIAPYAAGFPTFRIPFSEISGIIDESGEFWRSFH; encoded by the coding sequence ATGATGTGGGAAAACAAACTGCAAGATGAGGTGCAAAAACTCTTGCCGATTGGGGCAAAACTTGTGGGGGCGCAGGCAAAGGGGGCGCTTGATGACTCCCCCTCGCCGTTCATTCAGCTGAGTGATCTGGATGGAGATGGGGAAAAAGAACTGGCGGCCATCTATCGCTGGGTGGGAGAGACTTTTTTAACGGTATGGAAAAAAGGGCAGGATGGCTGGTATGCAGTCCAGACGCTTTCCAGCCGAAAAGCGGCCATTCGTCATTTTCAGACAGCGCCTGTCACAGGAAGAAAAAAGGCTCAGCTCATCATCGGGTGGAGGCTGGCTGGCGAGGATGCACTTGCGGGAGCAAGCAATATGACGGAGGGATCCGATCCGCTTCGGGAGGATATGGCGGCGCAGCCCGCAGCTCTGGCTGTCTATGAATGGACGCCGCGTGGGCTGGTGAACAGAGTGGGCAGCCTCCTTTCTTTCGAGGAAATCGAGGTGGACGATCTTCCGTCAGTTGCAGGCGGCGATGGCGTCCATGAAATTATCCTATGGCAGCGCGAGCCCGGCGTGGCCGGGGGCCCCCATGCCAATATCTACAAGTGGAACGGCAGCGAGCTGTCGCTCGCAAATGACCGGTATCCGGCTTTTTTTCAGCAGCTGGCTGCATCCCTCCAGGAGAAGACGCAAGAAGAACCCGGAAGCACCCAGCTGTGGTATCAACTGGCCCGCGCCCAGCAAAAGGCTGGGCAGCCCGCCCAGGCGGTAGCGACCTTGGCCACAGCGGTGAAGTTCGGTCCATCTGCCAAGCAGGAATGGGAAGGATTCATCCGTTTGATTCGGAGGGAATTGGAGTCCAGGGCTATGGCTGCGCTCTTTCCGGCCTCGGTAAAGACGGCGGAGGGCGTGAAGTGGGGGTACATCGACGGAAGCGGGCGCTTTGTGATCCAGCCACATTACGAATATGCCGAGGACTTCCAGCAAAATGGCCTTGCCATCGTCCAGATGAACAATCGCAGCGGACTGATCAATAAACTGGGCTCCTTTGTCGTATCGCCGGTCTATCAATCGATCGCTCCCTTCTCTGAAGGGCGGGCCGCCGTCATCGACGACCGCGGTTTTCGGGTGATCGACGAGAAGGGGAAGATCTTGACGCCCCAAGCCTACTCGTATATCGGGACGTACAAAGAGGGGCGGGCTCTCTTTAACAAGACGGATGCACAGGGCCGATCCGCATACGGGTACCTGGACCGGGACGGAAGGGAAGCAATAGGGGCCCAATACCTGGCGGCCACTGATTTTCAGGATGGCAAAGCGGTGGTGCAGGTGCGGGAAGGAGAATACGCCCTCATCGACACAAGCGGCCGGATTCTGCAGACGTATCCCTATGCCAGCGTCGGGCCGCTGGGAGACGGGCTGCTTGCTTTTGCCCGGACAGCGGATGGCCCCAAGGGCTACCTCGATGAGTCGGGGCGCGTTGTCATCGAGCCGCAATATTCCGTCGCTCTGCCTTTTGAGGACGGGCGGGCCATCGTCAATGCTTCCGCCGATTTTACCCAAAACCAGTACGGTCTGATCGACAAGACCGGCGCCTATCTGATACCGCCGGAATATAACGATTTGGAGCTATTGGGCGAGGGACGGGTCGCGCTCGGCAAAGCGATCGACCCGAATCGGCCTTATCTGGGCTCGACGTACGCCATCGCCGATGCCGATGGTCCGATCTTGACCGACTTCCTCTACGAGAACGTCGGCAGGTATAAAGAGGGCGTGGCTTCGGTGAGTGACGGGAGAAGCACCTTTTTCATCGACAGGAGGGGACAGCGGGTCTCGAATCTGCCCATCGTCCCCGGCAGCGGAACATTGACGCTGATGGGAGAGCTGGTCAAAGCGGACGTGGATCAACGGGTCTCCTACTACGATCGCAACGGGAAACGGGTCTGGCAGCAGAATACGATCATACCTCTGCGGGAGCCGTACCGGATCGTCGAACACAAGTATGCGCCCAACAAGAACTACCTCGTCTACTATCCGGAAATCAAAGGGATCGCCAATCGCGCCGCACGGGAGGCGGTCAACAATCGCCTCAAGGAGCTTTCCCAGGTCAAGCCGATCGATCCGAATGCACAGCTGGACTACAGCTACAGCGGAGATTTTGCCGTGGCCTTTTTCCGCAAACAGCTGGTAGAGCTGGAGCTGACCGGCTACAATTTCCCGTTCGGAGCGGCTCACGGCATGCCCACGCGAATCTATGTCCCGATCGATCTGGTCAGCGGGCGCATCTACAGCTTGAAAGACCTGTTCAAGCCGGGCAGTGATTACGTCCGGGTGCTGAGCGAGCTGGTCGGCAATCAAATCAGAACCAATCCGGAATATTCCTACGTATTTCCGGACAGCTACAAGGGAATCAGTCCCGACCAACCCTTCTACGTGAAGGCAGATGCGCTCTACCTCTATTTTGCTCCTTACGAAATTGCGCCGTATGCAGCGGGCTTCCCCACCTTCCGCATCCCGTTTTCGGAGATTTCCGGGATCATCGACGAGAGCGGCGAGTTCTGGAGGTCGTTCCACTGA
- a CDS encoding ATP-binding protein, with product MDVKESHQLRNEVHLSQLASVGQIAAGIAHEVKNPLTAVKGFLQLLKENHDEMYVEIAQSELQNALATLENLLHVSKPDLENEPHQTVNLSVELEALVHLFQDQIYRVQIHKRFQDTDAYVFGKRNQLKKALFNLLKNSFEAIPEKGTITLEHKVVDDHVVVSIEDTGTGIPQEKLSLLGTPFFSTKLDGTGMGLTQVFSVIYQHGGRIQVYSKEGEGTRFVLSIPRESKKMTRGVVKMDLQLREDEELRDFFIHNREVFEECLLSEAANVREKIAEIHEVGNINLVANAHKLVLYIVDGRVHDVVSFAQQEGMSWAKNSLTLAFNLEWIQAVRRVLLDFLYNYDRMRNEGNSLESFYNREKQINKLVDQFLNYFIMSYSNYKDQLLQAQKELVDNLSVPLLPLTASMSILPLVGAVDEHRLSTIEDKVIAQIGATRIEVLIFDLSGVVHMETKVIHRFLDILGGISMMGCQAVITGIRPEIVKTMIANGITFENKAITKGTLQQALSEQLFKKE from the coding sequence GTGGACGTCAAGGAAAGTCATCAGTTGAGAAATGAAGTGCATTTGAGTCAACTGGCTTCAGTAGGCCAAATTGCGGCGGGAATTGCCCACGAGGTAAAGAACCCCCTCACAGCGGTAAAGGGCTTTTTGCAACTTCTCAAAGAAAACCATGATGAGATGTACGTGGAAATTGCCCAGTCGGAATTACAGAATGCTCTGGCAACGCTGGAAAATTTATTGCACGTATCAAAACCTGATCTGGAAAATGAACCCCATCAAACGGTCAACCTCTCCGTCGAACTGGAGGCGCTGGTCCATCTCTTTCAAGACCAGATTTATCGCGTCCAAATACATAAGCGTTTTCAAGATACGGATGCCTATGTATTCGGGAAAAGAAACCAGTTAAAAAAAGCGCTGTTCAATCTGTTGAAAAATTCTTTTGAAGCGATTCCCGAAAAAGGAACCATCACGCTCGAACACAAAGTTGTCGATGATCATGTCGTTGTTTCGATTGAAGATACCGGAACGGGCATCCCGCAGGAAAAATTATCGCTGCTTGGCACCCCGTTCTTTTCTACGAAATTGGACGGGACAGGGATGGGGCTGACCCAAGTATTCTCTGTGATTTATCAACATGGAGGGAGGATTCAGGTGTATAGCAAGGAAGGTGAAGGTACGAGGTTCGTCTTGAGCATCCCTAGGGAATCGAAAAAGATGACGCGTGGAGTGGTAAAAATGGATTTGCAACTAAGAGAGGACGAAGAATTGCGAGATTTCTTTATACATAATCGCGAAGTATTTGAAGAGTGTCTGCTATCGGAAGCTGCCAATGTGAGAGAAAAGATTGCAGAAATCCACGAAGTGGGCAATATCAATTTAGTGGCTAACGCACACAAGTTGGTTCTTTATATAGTAGATGGCCGAGTCCACGATGTCGTTTCTTTCGCGCAGCAGGAAGGGATGAGCTGGGCGAAAAATTCCCTGACGCTCGCTTTTAATCTGGAATGGATTCAGGCGGTACGCCGGGTGCTCTTGGACTTCCTGTACAATTACGACCGCATGAGAAATGAAGGCAACAGCCTGGAGAGCTTTTACAACCGTGAAAAACAGATCAACAAGCTGGTGGACCAATTTCTGAACTATTTCATTATGAGCTATTCCAACTACAAGGATCAGCTGCTTCAGGCCCAAAAAGAGCTGGTGGACAATTTATCCGTTCCGCTGCTCCCTCTTACGGCTTCCATGAGCATTCTGCCGTTGGTCGGGGCGGTTGACGAACACCGCTTGTCCACCATCGAGGACAAGGTGATTGCCCAGATCGGGGCGACGAGAATCGAGGTGCTGATCTTTGACCTCTCCGGTGTCGTCCATATGGAAACCAAGGTCATTCACCGCTTCCTCGATATTCTGGGAGGTATCTCGATGATGGGGTGCCAGGCCGTAATCACGGGAATCCGGCCGGAGATCGTGAAGACGATGATCGCCAACGGGATCACTTTTGAGAACAAAGCGATTACCAAAGGGACGCTTCAACAGGCGTTGAGCGAACAGCTCTTTAAAAAAGAATAG
- a CDS encoding GyrI-like domain-containing protein, which translates to MEPKFVSLDAMYLTGIATRTTNAEEMSEAGKIAGLWEQFFATGVTGRIGDIKQPHYTYTLYAQYENGAQGEYTVLIGHEAHAADGAEEGLEAIAVPAAKYAVFTTERGPVGEVVTEAWQKIWA; encoded by the coding sequence ATGGAACCCAAATTCGTAAGCCTGGACGCGATGTATCTGACGGGAATCGCCACCCGGACGACAAATGCAGAGGAAATGAGCGAAGCTGGAAAAATTGCCGGTTTATGGGAGCAGTTTTTCGCCACGGGCGTCACCGGGCGGATCGGCGATATCAAACAGCCCCACTATACGTATACCTTGTACGCCCAGTACGAAAATGGCGCGCAGGGCGAATACACGGTGCTCATCGGTCATGAAGCGCATGCGGCGGATGGTGCGGAGGAGGGGCTCGAGGCCATCGCGGTGCCTGCGGCCAAATACGCCGTCTTCACTACCGAGCGAGGACCGGTCGGAGAGGTCGTGACCGAGGCCTGGCAAAAAATTTGGGCGTGA
- a CDS encoding DNA-3-methyladenine glycosylase I, with the protein MNRCGWVTQDPLYLDYHDKEWGVPVYDDRLLFEFLNLEGAQAGLSWLTILKKRENYRQAFDKFEPEKIIRYDQRKLDELMQNEGIVRNKLKIQAVVTNAKAYFQVAEEFGSFSAYLWSFVDGKPIQNHFRSMSEVPASTELSDRLSKDLKRRGFKFVGSTICYAFMQAVGMVNDHLVDCICYPGNEAKQDS; encoded by the coding sequence ATGAACAGATGCGGATGGGTCACGCAAGATCCTCTCTACCTCGATTACCACGACAAGGAGTGGGGAGTGCCTGTCTACGATGACCGGCTGCTCTTTGAATTCCTCAACCTGGAGGGTGCGCAGGCGGGGCTGAGCTGGCTTACTATTTTGAAAAAAAGAGAGAACTATCGGCAGGCCTTTGACAAGTTTGAGCCGGAGAAGATCATTCGGTATGACCAGCGAAAGTTGGACGAGCTCATGCAAAATGAAGGCATCGTGCGGAACAAGCTGAAAATTCAAGCCGTCGTGACCAATGCCAAGGCGTATTTTCAGGTGGCGGAGGAGTTTGGCTCGTTTTCCGCTTACCTGTGGTCTTTTGTCGACGGCAAGCCGATTCAGAACCATTTCCGATCGATGAGCGAGGTGCCGGCTTCCACAGAGTTGAGCGACCGCCTGAGCAAGGACTTGAAACGGCGTGGGTTCAAGTTTGTCGGCTCGACGATCTGCTACGCGTTTATGCAGGCAGTCGGAATGGTAAATGATCATCTTGTCGATTGCATCTGCTACCCGGGAAATGAGGCAAAGCAAGACAGCTGA
- a CDS encoding MGMT family protein — MTTEKPLKPFTKRAVQLIRQIPEGKVMTYGQIAALAGSPRGARQIVRILHSMSKKHRLPWHRVINAAGQISLQDDEFRMTQLMLLRGEGVEVSDSGSVDLARYQYHPE, encoded by the coding sequence GTGACAACCGAGAAACCGCTCAAACCTTTTACAAAGAGAGCTGTCCAGCTTATTCGGCAGATTCCGGAGGGGAAGGTCATGACCTACGGCCAAATCGCAGCGCTCGCGGGCAGTCCGCGCGGTGCCAGGCAAATCGTCAGAATCCTTCATTCGATGAGCAAAAAACACCGGCTGCCCTGGCATCGGGTGATCAATGCAGCGGGCCAAATCAGCTTGCAGGACGACGAGTTTCGAATGACCCAGCTTATGCTGCTGCGCGGAGAGGGTGTCGAGGTGTCGGACAGCGGCTCTGTCGATCTAGCACGCTATCAATACCATCCGGAATAA
- a CDS encoding SagB/ThcOx family dehydrogenase, producing MHPEWQRICNQFLLATSYAAGDLEEGWAARYDFSKRPPTYLRYENAEMRIPLGKRELPPSPDLWELMQNRRSKRNFLQDPLSLNELNILLWATQGITADMGDYQLRTTPSAGALYPIETYLLVNNVDGLEKGLYHLDVEEWCLEGLKLEDVSETAYQLTENQELTRRAAVNFVWTAVVDRTKSKYKERAYRYIWWDVGHVAQNLHIAANGLGLGATTIGHWYDKEMNEYLGIDGQNHLSVLMASVGKVEGRDWIHDRRPT from the coding sequence ATGCACCCGGAGTGGCAACGAATATGCAATCAGTTTTTGCTGGCGACATCCTATGCCGCAGGCGATTTGGAGGAGGGCTGGGCGGCCCGGTATGATTTTTCCAAAAGACCGCCCACCTATTTGCGCTATGAAAACGCGGAAATGCGCATACCCTTGGGAAAAAGAGAGCTGCCGCCCTCTCCCGATCTGTGGGAGCTGATGCAGAATCGGCGGTCCAAGCGAAACTTTTTGCAAGACCCGCTTTCTTTGAATGAGCTGAACATCCTGCTGTGGGCGACACAGGGGATTACCGCGGACATGGGCGATTATCAGCTGCGGACGACACCCTCGGCAGGGGCCTTGTACCCGATCGAGACCTATCTGTTGGTAAACAATGTGGATGGATTGGAAAAAGGACTGTACCACCTGGATGTAGAAGAATGGTGTCTGGAAGGCTTGAAGCTCGAAGATGTCTCGGAAACGGCGTATCAATTGACAGAAAATCAGGAGTTGACGCGGCGTGCAGCGGTCAACTTCGTCTGGACGGCAGTCGTCGATCGCACCAAAAGCAAGTACAAGGAGCGGGCGTACCGATACATCTGGTGGGATGTCGGCCATGTGGCCCAGAACCTGCATATCGCGGCGAATGGCTTGGGGCTCGGCGCAACGACCATCGGGCATTGGTATGATAAAGAGATGAATGAATACCTGGGAATTGACGGTCAAAACCATCTCTCGGTCTTGATGGCATCCGTAGGCAAGGTGGAAGGCAGGGACTGGATCCACGACCGCAGACCGACATAA
- a CDS encoding LysR family transcriptional regulator: MMTLAQLQVFVAVAEAKNVTKAADTLGFTQSAVSQMIQSLEKELGIPLFHRSRKGVIPTNIGERMLRQAREILRITACMKQEAAAAQGIETGTLRIGAIHSVSTKMLPGLIGSFRKRYPQVEIVLFEGEYEEVNTWINSSVIDVCFTTAPGKEMEFVPLATDQMMVFLPEDHPLQHAPYLTFSDLRKNCFIMPKDDCIKKLLQENGLSSTVTFEVRDVTTILAMVQEWVGVTILPQLYMPEVLPKVVSVPLRPVITRELVISVRSFASVSPMAAEFILHSQEYMKTKMTAFS, encoded by the coding sequence ATGATGACACTGGCCCAATTGCAAGTGTTTGTCGCGGTGGCCGAAGCCAAAAATGTGACGAAAGCAGCGGACACCCTGGGGTTTACCCAATCAGCCGTCTCCCAGATGATTCAAAGTCTGGAGAAGGAGCTGGGGATCCCGCTCTTCCACCGCAGTCGAAAGGGCGTGATCCCGACCAACATCGGCGAGCGCATGCTGCGCCAAGCCCGGGAGATTCTGCGGATCACCGCCTGCATGAAGCAGGAGGCCGCGGCCGCACAGGGAATCGAAACCGGCACATTGCGAATCGGCGCTATCCACAGCGTATCCACAAAGATGCTGCCCGGCTTGATCGGTTCATTCCGCAAGCGCTATCCTCAGGTGGAAATCGTGCTGTTTGAGGGGGAGTACGAGGAGGTAAACACCTGGATCAACAGCTCGGTGATCGATGTCTGCTTTACCACTGCCCCGGGCAAGGAGATGGAATTTGTGCCGCTTGCCACTGATCAGATGATGGTCTTTCTCCCAGAGGATCATCCGCTGCAGCATGCACCCTATCTTACTTTTTCCGACCTGCGTAAAAATTGTTTCATCATGCCCAAAGATGACTGTATCAAAAAACTGCTGCAAGAAAACGGCTTGTCCTCCACCGTTACTTTTGAGGTAAGGGATGTGACCACGATTCTGGCGATGGTGCAAGAATGGGTCGGGGTCACGATTCTGCCCCAGCTCTACATGCCCGAAGTGCTGCCAAAGGTCGTCTCTGTTCCTCTACGGCCCGTGATCACTCGTGAACTGGTCATCAGCGTGCGCAGCTTTGCATCCGTCTCGCCGATGGCGGCGGAGTTCATCCTGCATAGCCAGGAATATATGAAAACGAAAATGACTGCTTTTTCGTAG
- a CDS encoding stalk domain-containing protein: MWKKKWVSVLSAVVLTGAVLMPISTDAAVGKKNVQASYNNIKILYNGSVVPTQLEPFIVNGSTFIPLRMMADVFNKDVTWDGTTYTINVKDRPDGRIASLEAQLAERDSKIKSLESKIADLEDEIDDLESKKKKSSSDDDFDDDLADLEDYLNDEFGKFEGITWDITLDGDDEDDISVEIEVDLYDYEDEYKSLSKSDIRSFVEDICDAIWDDFDSADIEGVIIDIDAEEDLYEFFGDGYDQDVELKSL, translated from the coding sequence ATGTGGAAAAAGAAATGGGTGTCCGTCTTGTCTGCTGTTGTCCTGACAGGGGCAGTTCTTATGCCGATCAGTACGGATGCGGCTGTCGGTAAGAAGAATGTTCAAGCTTCTTACAATAATATCAAAATCCTGTATAACGGGTCAGTGGTTCCTACACAACTGGAGCCGTTTATCGTCAACGGCAGCACCTTTATCCCGCTCCGCATGATGGCGGACGTGTTTAACAAGGACGTCACCTGGGATGGCACGACTTACACCATCAATGTGAAAGACAGACCGGATGGCCGCATCGCTTCACTGGAAGCGCAGCTGGCGGAAAGAGATTCCAAGATCAAGAGCCTGGAATCCAAGATTGCCGATCTGGAGGATGAAATCGACGATCTGGAATCGAAAAAGAAGAAAAGCAGCAGCGACGATGATTTTGATGACGACCTCGCAGATCTGGAAGACTATCTCAACGACGAGTTCGGTAAATTCGAAGGCATCACGTGGGATATCACCCTGGATGGGGACGATGAGGACGATATCAGCGTAGAGATTGAGGTAGACCTGTACGACTACGAGGATGAATACAAATCTCTTTCCAAAAGCGATATTCGGAGCTTTGTAGAAGATATCTGCGATGCCATCTGGGATGATTTCGACTCGGCTGACATTGAAGGAGTGATCATCGACATTGACGCAGAAGAGGATCTGTACGAATTCTTTGGCGATGGCTACGATCAAGATGTGGAGCTGAAGTCTCTCTAA